One archaeon BMS3Bbin15 DNA window includes the following coding sequences:
- a CDS encoding prefoldin subunit beta, which yields MTELPKELEHQLAQFQQIQQQAEAIASQKIQMEIQLKDVEKALDEIVGLKEDNEIYRAVGNILIKTEKAQVEEKLVENKEILELRIKTLKKQEEKITVKLKELQQKIQSALKSRDIQG from the coding sequence ATGACGGAATTACCAAAAGAGCTGGAACATCAGCTTGCTCAGTTTCAGCAGATACAGCAGCAGGCAGAGGCTATTGCCAGCCAGAAAATCCAGATGGAAATTCAGCTTAAAGATGTTGAAAAAGCTCTTGACGAGATAGTCGGGCTTAAGGAAGATAATGAAATTTACAGGGCTGTAGGAAACATTTTAATCAAGACTGAAAAGGCTCAGGTAGAAGAGAAACTTGTTGAAAATAAAGAAATTCTTGAACTGAGAATTAAAACTCTTAAGAAACAGGAAGAAAAGATTACAGTAAAGCTCAAGGAACTTCAGCAAAAGATTCAGTCTGCTCTCAAGAGCAGAGACATACAGGGGTAG